A genomic stretch from Verrucomicrobiia bacterium includes:
- a CDS encoding protein kinase, whose translation MIEPEASQPMPDNRKCPQCGTPLPAGTLAGLCPACLLKQGAANDTAAPDSPAFVPPSIEEIAKLFPQLDILSLLGKGGMGAVYKARQPSLDRLVALKILPSHDGSDPGFAERFTREARALAKLSHPNIVGVHEFGVAGNLHYFIMEFVDGVNLRQLQLSGRLSPREALQIVPQLCDALQYAHDQGVVHRDIKPENVMLDRKGRVKIADFGIAKMLDQGTQHLRLTGEGHVIGTPHYMSPEQVEHPLEVDHRADIYSLGVVFYEMLTGELPLGRFSPPSRKVQIDIRLDDVVLRALEKEPDRRYQHASQVKTAVENIGNSPGATPPPSAAAASALSADLLSRDYNVDIGYCLRRGFNLVKGDFWPLVGVTAIILALFSVVNSNHLTAFLSPFIWGPLMGGLYLYYFKKIRREPVTIETAFSGFSSLFLHLFLGGFVSFALTFLGIICFVLPGIYLAVSWIFAFPLIADKRLHFWDAMELSRKLVRNHWWRIFCFSLVLIALNFAGLLAFGIGIFLTVPISLAALAYAYEDIFNVSKFAQVPPPISAMPADLGPSGTVVMPPAARIIPPSGGGGCLKGLAIGCGGIVLLAAIIASTVAIFHWHDRRQYFHQQNEAVTEHWSPPPGSDPIDPLKILEEARKLRDAGKYAEAHQRYLWFFNHALEYNPGTSGVRLSYALTEWYELGRRYPAAHSAIEQIRDRDRMDFYEGRGYAALFTEFAALNHYLQNEDETVNVFDSFRENDRDLAQQCFPQVEELLVKRHDYKECLEYIPDPDAAFDSIEQTWDRAKQMEDSQAELQSQMQKRTDESNENLRRQHPDAPRSRFVLPPLPKTADNNFINQTRQLIEILVATGSSQKAESIRGRAIHAVAQEKIDNHESGSLGDPRLDSAVIDAQRKIEGRNSIESSSDGVDSSPPVVVRTEPASGEREVAPGHFTLKVTFSKPMANNAWSWCDAWSNSTPVTDGQPSFAADHETCLLNVTLEPNKTYAYWLNAADGLTAVGTEGQKLAENVYNTAKEKYNALRRNYPEQNVYVQNAQKELGDAERNLAAVTEKHSLEQFQNFKDTAGHPAVPYLLIFHTGDSANADRSSDNNNQTK comes from the coding sequence TCCCGCCTGCCTGCTTAAACAAGGCGCCGCCAACGACACGGCTGCGCCGGATTCGCCCGCTTTCGTGCCGCCGAGCATCGAGGAAATCGCCAAACTTTTCCCGCAACTGGACATCCTCAGCCTGCTTGGCAAGGGCGGCATGGGCGCGGTTTATAAGGCGCGCCAGCCCTCGCTCGACCGTTTGGTCGCGCTCAAAATTTTGCCTTCGCATGACGGTTCTGATCCAGGCTTTGCCGAGCGTTTTACCCGCGAGGCTCGCGCACTGGCCAAGCTGAGCCATCCGAACATCGTGGGCGTCCATGAATTCGGCGTGGCAGGCAACCTGCATTATTTCATCATGGAATTTGTGGATGGCGTGAACCTCCGGCAGCTTCAACTCTCCGGCCGCCTCTCGCCGCGGGAAGCGCTCCAGATCGTCCCGCAACTTTGCGATGCGCTTCAATACGCCCACGACCAGGGCGTCGTTCATCGCGACATCAAGCCCGAGAATGTCATGCTCGATCGCAAAGGCCGTGTGAAGATCGCGGACTTTGGCATCGCCAAAATGCTCGACCAGGGAACCCAGCACTTGCGCCTGACGGGCGAAGGCCACGTGATCGGCACGCCGCATTACATGTCGCCCGAGCAGGTGGAACATCCGTTGGAAGTAGATCATCGCGCGGACATCTATTCGCTCGGCGTTGTGTTTTACGAAATGCTGACGGGTGAATTGCCGCTGGGCCGTTTCTCGCCCCCGTCGCGCAAAGTGCAGATTGATATCCGGCTGGACGACGTGGTTTTGCGCGCGCTGGAAAAAGAGCCTGACCGCCGTTATCAACACGCCAGCCAAGTTAAAACCGCCGTGGAAAACATCGGCAACTCGCCCGGCGCCACGCCCCCGCCTTCGGCTGCCGCCGCGAGCGCGCTGTCCGCGGATTTGTTATCGCGGGATTATAATGTGGACATCGGCTATTGCCTGCGGCGCGGATTCAATTTGGTGAAAGGCGATTTCTGGCCGCTGGTTGGAGTCACGGCCATCATCCTCGCCTTGTTTTCCGTGGTGAATTCCAATCACCTCACCGCCTTCCTGAGCCCGTTCATTTGGGGTCCGCTGATGGGCGGTTTATATCTTTATTATTTCAAGAAAATCCGGCGCGAACCCGTCACCATCGAGACCGCGTTCTCCGGTTTTTCCTCGCTGTTCCTGCATTTATTTCTCGGCGGGTTTGTTTCGTTTGCGCTGACTTTCCTGGGCATTATTTGTTTTGTCTTGCCCGGAATTTATTTGGCCGTTTCGTGGATCTTCGCGTTTCCGCTGATCGCCGACAAGCGGCTGCACTTCTGGGACGCTATGGAACTGAGCCGGAAACTGGTGCGCAACCACTGGTGGAGAATTTTCTGCTTCTCGCTGGTGTTGATCGCGCTCAATTTCGCCGGGCTGCTGGCTTTCGGCATCGGGATTTTCCTCACCGTGCCGATCTCGCTCGCCGCGCTGGCCTATGCGTATGAAGACATTTTCAACGTCAGCAAGTTCGCGCAGGTGCCACCGCCCATTTCCGCCATGCCCGCCGACCTGGGGCCTTCCGGGACGGTCGTGATGCCACCAGCGGCGCGAATCATCCCTCCGAGCGGCGGCGGCGGATGTCTGAAAGGCCTCGCAATCGGTTGCGGCGGCATTGTGCTACTGGCGGCCATCATCGCTTCAACCGTCGCCATTTTTCACTGGCATGATCGCCGTCAATATTTTCACCAGCAAAATGAAGCGGTCACCGAACATTGGTCGCCGCCGCCCGGGAGCGACCCAATTGATCCGCTCAAGATTCTCGAAGAAGCGCGGAAGCTCAGGGACGCAGGGAAATACGCCGAGGCGCATCAGCGTTACCTTTGGTTTTTTAATCACGCGCTCGAATACAATCCCGGAACCTCCGGCGTCCGCTTGTCTTACGCGTTGACGGAATGGTATGAGCTTGGCCGCCGCTATCCCGCCGCGCACTCGGCGATTGAGCAGATCCGCGACCGCGACCGCATGGATTTTTACGAAGGCCGCGGCTATGCTGCCTTGTTCACGGAATTCGCCGCGCTCAATCATTATTTGCAGAACGAAGATGAGACGGTGAACGTCTTTGATTCCTTCCGCGAAAATGATCGCGACCTCGCCCAGCAATGCTTTCCGCAGGTCGAGGAGTTGCTCGTCAAGCGTCACGACTATAAAGAATGCCTGGAATACATTCCCGATCCGGACGCGGCGTTCGACAGCATTGAGCAGACGTGGGACCGCGCAAAACAGATGGAGGACAGCCAGGCGGAATTGCAATCCCAGATGCAAAAGCGCACGGACGAAAGCAACGAGAACCTCCGCCGGCAACATCCAGATGCGCCAAGATCGAGATTCGTCCTGCCGCCGCTTCCCAAAACCGCCGATAATAATTTCATCAACCAGACTCGGCAACTGATAGAAATTCTGGTCGCCACCGGCAGCAGTCAGAAAGCCGAAAGCATCCGCGGTCGGGCGATTCACGCCGTGGCGCAGGAAAAAATAGACAACCACGAATCCGGCTCGCTGGGCGATCCCCGCCTCGACTCTGCCGTCATTGATGCCCAGCGCAAGATTGAGGGCCGCAATTCCATTGAGTCTTCCAGCGACGGCGTGGATTCTTCGCCGCCGGTGGTAGTTCGCACCGAGCCTGCATCAGGCGAACGCGAGGTCGCACCGGGCCATTTCACCCTTAAAGTCACTTTCAGCAAACCGATGGCGAACAACGCGTGGAGCTGGTGCGATGCGTGGTCGAACTCCACTCCGGTCACGGATGGCCAACCCTCCTTCGCCGCGGATCACGAAACCTGCCTCCTTAACGTCACGCTTGAGCCCAACAAGACCTATGCCTATTGGTTGAACGCCGCTGATGGCTTAACCGCGGTTGGAACTGAAGGACAAAAGCTAGCGGAGAATGTTTATAACACGGCCAAGGAAAAATATAATGCGCTTCGTCGAAACTACCCCGAACAAAATGTCTATGTGCAGAATGCCCAAAAAGAGCTTGGCGATGCCGAACGAAATCTGGCTGCCGTAACTGAAAAACATTCCCTGGAACAATTTCAAAATTTTAAAGACACTGCTGGGCATCCCGCCGTTCCCTATCTGCTGATTTTCCACACAGGCGATTCCGCCAATGCGGATCGTTCTTCCGACAACAACAATCAAACCAAATAA
- a CDS encoding Ig-like domain-containing protein, whose protein sequence is MRAKPAVALLLAGVILPISCTCGSSQDIDSMPPVVIKTIPESGDKTVAAGTTEIKVTFSKEMADGSWSWSAGWENSTPEVVGKPKYDSEHKTCTLRVKLEPNKTYAYWLNSNNFHNFKDHLGHPSVPYLLVFHTRDR, encoded by the coding sequence ATGAGAGCCAAACCCGCAGTCGCGTTACTGCTCGCCGGCGTTATTCTTCCCATCTCATGCACCTGCGGATCGTCGCAGGACATTGATTCCATGCCGCCGGTCGTCATCAAAACCATCCCGGAATCCGGGGACAAAACCGTCGCCGCGGGCACCACCGAAATCAAAGTCACCTTCAGCAAGGAAATGGCGGACGGTTCCTGGAGCTGGTCGGCCGGCTGGGAAAATTCCACGCCCGAAGTCGTCGGCAAACCCAAATACGATTCCGAACACAAGACCTGCACCTTGCGCGTGAAGCTCGAACCGAACAAGACTTACGCGTATTGGTTGAACAGCAATAATTTTCATAATTTCAAAGATCATCTGGGGCATCCGTCCGTGCCGTATTTGCTCGTGTTCCACACGCGCGATAGATAA
- a CDS encoding sigma factor translates to MTSEHTTPRVPTRADTFATTHWTVVLAAGQGRTVQADTALEELCHTYWYPLYAYVRRRGHTHEDAEDLTQGFFARFLERNYLEGLTSEKGKFRAFLLASLKHFMANEWNRAHAQKRGGETPALSLDWQSADSRYQINVPDDLSPDKIYDREWALALLERVITRLRDECNASDQARLFDSLKPFLTMDKAAVPYAQAAAELNLAEGAVRVAVHRLRKRYRGLLRDEITQTLADPAQVEEEMRTLLGAFG, encoded by the coding sequence TTGACCTCGGAACATACAACGCCCCGTGTCCCCACGCGCGCCGATACCTTCGCGACCACGCATTGGACGGTCGTCCTCGCGGCGGGACAGGGCCGCACGGTGCAGGCCGATACCGCGCTCGAGGAGCTTTGCCACACGTATTGGTATCCACTCTATGCCTACGTGCGGCGGCGCGGCCACACCCACGAGGATGCCGAGGATTTGACGCAGGGTTTTTTCGCGCGCTTTCTCGAGCGCAATTATCTCGAGGGTCTCACCAGCGAGAAGGGAAAATTCCGCGCGTTCCTGCTCGCCTCGCTCAAACATTTCATGGCGAACGAATGGAACCGCGCGCACGCGCAAAAACGCGGCGGTGAAACCCCCGCGCTCTCGCTCGATTGGCAAAGTGCCGACAGCCGTTACCAAATCAATGTGCCGGACGATTTGAGCCCGGATAAAATTTACGATCGCGAATGGGCGCTGGCCTTGCTCGAACGCGTCATCACCCGCTTGCGCGATGAATGCAACGCGAGCGACCAGGCGCGGCTCTTTGATTCGCTCAAGCCATTTCTCACGATGGACAAAGCCGCCGTGCCTTACGCGCAAGCCGCCGCGGAGTTGAACCTCGCCGAAGGCGCGGTGCGCGTGGCGGTGCATCGCCTCCGCAAACGCTATCGCGGGCTTTTACGCGATGAGATCACGCAAACGCTCGCCGACCCGGCGCAGGTGGAAGAAGAAATGCGCACGCTGCTCGGAGCGTTCGGATAA
- the pyrE gene encoding orotate phosphoribosyltransferase, whose protein sequence is MTETEILKVFRDSGALLEGHFVLRSGLHSRQFFQCALALQQMPTVEKLGAALAEKVRSLEVATVISPAMGGLVLGQEVARQLKCRFIFVEKEEGKLVLRRGFKIAPGEKILVVEDVVTKGGRAQETVDIVRAHRGEVLGVAMAVDRSNGATNLGVPLFSLLALQVETFAEDKLPPDLAATPAVKPGSK, encoded by the coding sequence ATGACTGAGACGGAAATATTGAAAGTTTTTCGCGACTCCGGGGCGTTGCTGGAGGGACATTTTGTTTTGCGCAGTGGTTTGCACAGCCGGCAATTTTTTCAATGCGCACTCGCGTTACAACAAATGCCCACAGTGGAAAAACTCGGCGCCGCGCTCGCGGAAAAGGTGCGCTCGCTCGAGGTCGCCACGGTGATCTCGCCGGCGATGGGCGGGCTCGTGCTCGGCCAGGAAGTCGCGCGGCAATTAAAATGCCGGTTCATCTTCGTCGAGAAAGAAGAAGGCAAACTTGTTTTGCGCCGCGGCTTCAAGATCGCACCGGGCGAAAAGATTTTGGTGGTTGAGGATGTCGTGACCAAGGGCGGACGCGCGCAGGAGACGGTGGATATCGTGCGGGCGCATCGCGGCGAAGTCCTCGGCGTGGCGATGGCCGTGGACCGTTCAAACGGCGCGACCAATCTCGGTGTGCCGCTGTTCAGTTTGCTGGCGTTGCAGGTGGAGACTTTTGCTGAAGATAAACTGCCGCCCGATCTGGCCGCAACACCCGCCGTGAAGCCCGGCAGTAAATAA
- a CDS encoding response regulator, with translation MMQRKILVVDDEPDIVELLEFNLKAEGYEVITASNGIEALDRARTALPDLIVLDLMLPELDGMAVSEILHRLPSTALIPVIMLTAWKTEISRMIGLATGADDYITKPFSPRDLVARVKSALSATETRALKREIQE, from the coding sequence ATGATGCAGCGAAAGATATTGGTTGTGGACGACGAACCGGACATTGTCGAGCTACTGGAATTTAATTTGAAAGCCGAAGGTTATGAAGTCATCACCGCCAGCAACGGCATCGAAGCCCTTGACCGCGCGCGGACGGCGTTGCCCGATCTGATCGTGCTCGATCTCATGTTGCCGGAACTCGACGGCATGGCGGTCTCGGAGATTTTGCATCGCCTTCCCTCCACGGCGCTTATCCCGGTCATCATGCTCACCGCCTGGAAGACCGAGATTTCCCGAATGATCGGCCTGGCCACTGGCGCGGATGACTATATCACCAAACCTTTCAGTCCCCGCGACCTCGTCGCCCGCGTGAAAAGCGCCTTGAGCGCCACTGAAACTCGCGCCCTTAAACGCGAAATTCAGGAATAA
- a CDS encoding SDR family NAD(P)-dependent oxidoreductase: MNNAVVTGAGSGVGQAVALALARAGWRVALVGRRRAALSQTVKLAGKFSRNLTVHVCDIGDGAAVQKMARGILKKLGTVDVLVNAAGTNAPKRSLRELSLADYRRMLDTNLDGAYFCVQAFLPGMRERRSGTIVNIVSDAAKQASAKAGPAYVMSKCGLAGLTQAINAEERANGIRACAIFPGDIDTPLLDLRPSPPNAEAREKMLRSEDVAACVMLAIQLPERAVVEEILVRPRG, encoded by the coding sequence ATGAATAATGCAGTTGTGACCGGTGCGGGCAGCGGAGTGGGACAAGCGGTGGCGCTGGCGTTGGCGCGCGCGGGCTGGCGCGTAGCGCTCGTGGGACGACGGCGGGCGGCGTTGTCGCAGACGGTCAAGCTGGCGGGAAAATTTTCGAGGAACTTAACGGTTCATGTTTGTGATATTGGCGATGGAGCGGCGGTGCAGAAAATGGCGCGCGGCATTTTGAAAAAATTGGGGACGGTGGACGTGCTGGTGAATGCGGCGGGGACGAATGCGCCGAAGCGGAGTTTGCGGGAGTTATCGCTGGCGGATTATCGGCGGATGCTCGATACGAATTTGGACGGCGCGTATTTTTGTGTGCAAGCATTTTTGCCCGGAATGCGTGAGCGGCGTTCAGGCACGATCGTGAATATCGTTTCAGACGCGGCGAAACAGGCGAGCGCGAAAGCGGGCCCGGCGTATGTGATGTCGAAGTGCGGGCTGGCGGGGCTGACCCAGGCGATCAACGCCGAGGAACGCGCGAATGGCATCCGCGCCTGCGCGATTTTTCCGGGGGACATTGATACGCCGCTGCTGGATTTGCGGCCGAGTCCTCCGAATGCGGAGGCGCGGGAGAAAATGTTGCGTTCGGAAGACGTGGCGGCGTGCGTGATGCTGGCGATTCAGTTGCCGGAACGGGCGGTGGTGGAGGAAATCCTCGTCAGGCCGCGGGGGTAG
- a CDS encoding Gfo/Idh/MocA family oxidoreductase translates to MKTIGVGIIGCGGIVLQNHLPGLALCPDAKVVALCDTNPQVLEQAKQKTGVTAAFANYSELLAREDVHAVIIATPNIVHAPIALAAIAAGKHVLCEKPIAMNHAESVAMLSAAEKAGVRHMTAFTYRFVPAMNYMAHLVKSGFVGEPWHFRSCRLQDWGTRAVGWRQVAKLAGTGELGDMLSHRIDYAHLLIGPIARLVADLRRFHDVRDGQASDLEDWVTVIAEFAGGRATGNLESSKVATGRGEGARSQDYCEVNGSEGSLVFQLEHPHELQVTKHGETTLRTVPVPREFMTWKGSPRDPGVGDPNIAFRYDQDFEFIQAIREGRDCVPSFREGAQAQAVMDAAVLSAREKRWVEVGK, encoded by the coding sequence ATGAAAACCATTGGTGTGGGCATCATCGGCTGCGGGGGCATCGTCTTGCAAAATCATCTGCCGGGGCTGGCGTTGTGTCCGGACGCGAAAGTGGTGGCGCTGTGCGATACGAACCCGCAAGTGCTCGAACAGGCAAAGCAGAAGACCGGCGTGACGGCGGCGTTCGCGAATTATTCCGAACTACTCGCGCGAGAGGATGTCCACGCGGTGATCATCGCCACGCCGAATATCGTGCATGCGCCGATTGCGCTGGCGGCAATCGCGGCGGGCAAGCATGTGCTCTGCGAAAAACCGATCGCGATGAATCACGCCGAATCGGTGGCGATGCTGAGTGCGGCCGAGAAGGCGGGAGTGCGGCACATGACGGCGTTTACGTATCGCTTTGTGCCGGCGATGAATTACATGGCGCATCTGGTGAAGTCCGGTTTCGTCGGTGAGCCGTGGCATTTTCGTTCGTGCCGGTTGCAGGATTGGGGGACGCGCGCGGTGGGCTGGCGGCAGGTGGCGAAGCTTGCGGGCACGGGTGAATTGGGTGACATGCTTTCGCATCGCATTGATTACGCGCATTTGTTGATCGGGCCGATTGCGCGGCTCGTGGCTGACTTGCGGAGATTTCATGATGTGCGCGACGGGCAGGCATCGGACCTGGAGGATTGGGTGACGGTGATCGCGGAATTTGCGGGCGGTCGCGCCACGGGAAATTTGGAGAGCAGCAAGGTCGCGACGGGGCGAGGTGAAGGCGCGCGCAGCCAGGATTATTGCGAGGTCAACGGCAGCGAAGGCTCGCTGGTGTTTCAACTGGAACATCCCCACGAATTGCAAGTGACCAAGCATGGCGAGACAACGCTGCGAACCGTCCCGGTGCCGCGCGAATTCATGACGTGGAAGGGTTCACCGCGCGATCCGGGCGTGGGCGATCCGAATATCGCATTTCGTTACGACCAGGATTTTGAATTTATCCAGGCGATCCGCGAAGGGCGCGATTGCGTGCCGTCGTTTCGCGAGGGGGCGCAGGCGCAGGCGGTGATGGATGCGGCGGTGCTGTCGGCGCGAGAGAAGCGGTGGGTGGAGGTGGGGAAATAA
- a CDS encoding sigma-54 dependent transcriptional regulator codes for MAKVLLVDDEMTMVQMVTEMLRLEGHEVFPYTNSKDALAGIETHLPEIVITDLYLDKTRAHGLEILQKARAITPPASVIVITAFGSIETAVEAMKNGAYDYLEKPFKLDELNLCIQRALSYNEAISENLYLRKQLKKKYQFSQLIGTSPQMQAVCKMIERVADTDSTILILGESGTGKELVARALHFNSRRQFAPFIPVNCSALPETLLESELFGHRKGSFTGAVNDKKGLFQEADGGTIFLDEVGSMSAMLQSRLLRVLQEREVRRVGDNTPSYINVRVLAATNEPLEKKMKDGSFREDLYYRLNVIPINLPAVRERLEDVPLLVAHFLRNRINPRSGHPVQITRQAMEALSRHDWPGNVRELENAIERSATLCEGNVIQLTDLPANVSQNAAPSADAGELAQLPTPHPAIKTLFPADATTIPASVTASPAGTPPLAPSAPVNSDLPLKDFLREQEVAYLNRVMAMMGGDKEKAAIHLGISLATLYRKLSEDERTA; via the coding sequence ATGGCGAAAGTGCTTTTGGTGGACGATGAAATGACCATGGTCCAAATGGTGACCGAAATGCTTCGCCTCGAAGGTCACGAGGTTTTCCCTTACACGAATTCCAAGGACGCCCTCGCGGGTATCGAAACTCATCTGCCCGAGATCGTCATCACCGATCTTTACCTCGACAAGACCCGCGCGCATGGCTTGGAGATTCTTCAAAAGGCGCGCGCCATCACGCCACCCGCGAGCGTCATCGTCATCACCGCGTTCGGCAGCATCGAGACGGCGGTCGAGGCGATGAAAAACGGCGCCTACGATTATCTCGAAAAACCTTTCAAACTCGACGAACTTAATCTCTGCATCCAGCGCGCGCTTTCCTATAACGAGGCGATTTCCGAAAATCTTTACCTGCGCAAGCAGCTTAAGAAAAAATATCAGTTCAGCCAGCTCATCGGCACGTCGCCGCAAATGCAGGCGGTCTGCAAGATGATCGAACGCGTCGCGGATACCGACAGTACCATCCTCATCCTCGGCGAAAGCGGCACAGGCAAGGAACTGGTCGCGCGCGCGTTGCACTTCAATAGCCGCCGCCAATTCGCGCCGTTCATTCCCGTGAATTGCAGCGCGCTGCCAGAGACGCTGCTGGAATCGGAATTGTTCGGCCATCGCAAGGGCTCGTTCACCGGCGCGGTGAATGACAAGAAAGGACTTTTCCAGGAGGCGGACGGCGGCACAATTTTTCTCGATGAAGTCGGCTCGATGTCAGCGATGTTGCAAAGCCGTTTGTTGCGCGTGTTGCAGGAGCGCGAGGTGCGGCGCGTCGGCGACAACACGCCGAGCTATATCAATGTGCGCGTGCTTGCCGCGACGAATGAGCCGCTCGAGAAAAAAATGAAGGACGGCAGTTTTCGCGAAGACCTTTATTATCGCCTGAACGTCATCCCGATCAATTTGCCCGCTGTGCGCGAGCGCCTCGAAGATGTTCCCCTGCTCGTCGCGCATTTTCTCCGCAATCGCATCAATCCCCGCAGTGGCCATCCGGTGCAGATCACGCGGCAGGCGATGGAAGCCTTGAGCCGGCATGATTGGCCGGGCAACGTGCGCGAATTGGAAAATGCCATCGAGCGTTCCGCGACGCTTTGCGAGGGCAACGTGATTCAACTCACCGACTTGCCGGCGAATGTTTCCCAAAACGCCGCGCCGAGCGCCGATGCCGGCGAACTGGCCCAGCTTCCCACGCCGCATCCTGCCATCAAGACGCTTTTCCCGGCGGACGCCACGACCATTCCCGCGAGTGTGACGGCATCGCCCGCCGGCACGCCGCCGCTTGCGCCCTCCGCGCCGGTCAATTCGGATTTGCCGCTCAAGGATTTTCTGCGCGAGCAGGAAGTCGCCTACCTGAATCGCGTGATGGCGATGATGGGCGGCGACAAGGAAAAAGCGGCGATCCACCTGGGCATCAGCCTCGCGACGCTTTATCGCAAACTTTCCGAAGACGAACGGACGGCCTAA
- a CDS encoding DUF6600 domain-containing protein has translation MGWLLVAAVCWVTIGTAQAQTPSLPPGVQDVLKLSQAGLGEDVILSQIRSAGATYNLSADQIIYLSKSGVSQNVIRSLIGSNAAAAPAAPAAPAMPTPPAPSAVPPPPSATIAPPPSAPGGPTFDSFHDQLSPYGSWVQEPGLGLCWRPTVAAVDPAWRPYGDAGHWIYTDAGWSWESDYPWGGTAFHYGRWTRDGVSWVWVPGYDYAPAWVTWRHAESDGFVGWAPLPPAAVFVPGIGLEFGGRVAADVDFGLTPDAFIFVGYDHFWDPELRGYFVPRLRVDFLFHHSIVLNGYRFDHGHFFIDGLGRDRIGRFTHHDVRIEIGHDRGFGFHDDHRGFRDDRGHDDHGRDGHDRDHRF, from the coding sequence TTGGGTTGGCTACTAGTAGCGGCGGTTTGCTGGGTAACGATCGGCACCGCACAGGCGCAAACGCCTTCACTGCCACCGGGAGTGCAGGATGTCCTGAAACTCTCGCAAGCGGGACTGGGTGAGGACGTGATCCTGTCGCAAATCCGCAGCGCGGGGGCGACCTACAATCTTTCGGCGGATCAAATCATTTATTTGAGCAAATCGGGCGTTTCTCAAAACGTCATTCGCTCCTTGATCGGCAGCAATGCGGCTGCTGCACCCGCCGCACCAGCGGCTCCCGCAATGCCCACGCCCCCCGCGCCGAGCGCGGTTCCACCGCCGCCTTCGGCAACGATCGCGCCTCCGCCATCCGCGCCGGGCGGGCCGACGTTCGATAGTTTTCATGATCAACTTTCGCCTTATGGCTCGTGGGTGCAGGAACCGGGCCTGGGCTTGTGCTGGCGTCCGACGGTTGCGGCGGTAGATCCCGCATGGCGTCCCTACGGTGATGCCGGCCACTGGATTTACACAGACGCGGGTTGGTCATGGGAATCCGATTATCCCTGGGGTGGAACTGCCTTCCATTATGGCCGCTGGACGCGCGATGGCGTGAGTTGGGTTTGGGTTCCGGGTTATGATTACGCGCCGGCGTGGGTCACATGGCGGCATGCGGAATCGGACGGCTTCGTCGGCTGGGCGCCTCTTCCGCCCGCGGCGGTGTTCGTGCCGGGAATCGGTTTGGAATTCGGCGGACGCGTGGCTGCGGACGTTGATTTCGGCCTGACGCCCGATGCCTTCATCTTCGTTGGCTACGATCATTTCTGGGATCCCGAACTGCGCGGGTATTTCGTGCCGCGTTTGCGCGTGGATTTCCTGTTCCATCACAGCATTGTGCTCAATGGCTATCGCTTTGATCACGGCCACTTCTTCATTGACGGTCTGGGCCGCGACCGCATCGGACGCTTTACTCATCACGACGTTCGCATCGAAATCGGCCATGACCGCGGCTTTGGTTTCCATGATGACCATCGCGGTTTTCGCGACGACCGCGGGCATGATGATCACGGCCGCGACGGCCATGACCGCGACCATCGTTTCTAA
- a CDS encoding zinc-binding dehydrogenase: protein MKAVQLLAHGTPGKFELREVTEPKPAADEVIVQVQSCGLNHLDLWLEKGELPIKVPLPRTPGGEVAGRIVQVGAAVQDWKVGDEVAVQSNLFCGECEFCRRGEESLCLRGELLGVQRDGGFAEKVVVPARALVRLPPGVEFDTAAALSLAGSTAMHMLTNRAQVKPGDWVLAMGAASGVGSAAIQIAKGLGARVITTASSEAKRDLGQRLGADFVVDNTDAAWPAEVRRITEKRGVDLVVEHIGGEVLPKIFECLARGGTVVTCGATAGREVTLNLWPLFVKQQRLVGSYGRNRADIEATLALAAAGKLKPVIDSVFPLDRTADAFAHLRSRNFLGKVLVEPYEPEWVTDT, encoded by the coding sequence ATGAAAGCGGTCCAATTATTGGCGCATGGAACCCCGGGGAAATTTGAATTGCGCGAGGTCACGGAGCCGAAACCCGCTGCGGACGAGGTTATCGTCCAAGTGCAATCCTGCGGGCTCAACCATCTCGACTTGTGGCTGGAGAAAGGCGAGTTGCCGATCAAAGTTCCCCTGCCGCGCACGCCGGGCGGGGAAGTTGCCGGGCGCATCGTGCAAGTCGGCGCGGCGGTGCAGGATTGGAAAGTCGGTGACGAGGTTGCGGTGCAATCCAATTTGTTTTGCGGCGAATGTGAGTTTTGCCGGCGCGGTGAGGAATCGCTTTGTTTGCGCGGCGAACTGCTCGGCGTGCAGCGCGACGGAGGTTTTGCGGAAAAAGTTGTCGTACCGGCGCGCGCGCTCGTGCGGTTGCCGCCCGGCGTGGAGTTCGACACCGCCGCCGCGCTTAGCCTCGCGGGCAGCACCGCCATGCACATGCTGACGAATCGCGCGCAGGTGAAACCCGGCGATTGGGTGCTCGCGATGGGCGCGGCCAGCGGCGTGGGTTCGGCGGCGATTCAAATCGCGAAAGGGCTCGGCGCGCGGGTGATCACCACCGCTTCGAGCGAGGCCAAACGCGATCTCGGCCAGCGGCTCGGCGCGGATTTTGTCGTGGACAACACGGACGCCGCATGGCCCGCCGAGGTGCGGCGCATCACTGAAAAGCGCGGCGTGGATCTGGTGGTGGAACACATCGGGGGCGAAGTGCTGCCGAAAATTTTTGAATGTCTCGCCCGCGGCGGCACGGTGGTGACGTGCGGCGCGACGGCGGGCCGCGAAGTGACATTGAACTTGTGGCCGCTGTTCGTGAAACAGCAGCGGCTCGTGGGAAGTTACGGCCGCAACCGCGCGGACATCGAAGCGACCCTCGCGTTGGCGGCGGCGGGAAAATTAAAGCCGGTAATTGATTCCGTTTTTCCGCTGGATCGCACGGCGGATGCCTTCGCGCATTTGCGTTCGCGAAATTTTCTTGGGAAAGTTTTGGTGGAACCATACGAGCCGGAATGGGTGACGGATACGTGA